The Tindallia magadiensis genome includes a window with the following:
- the aroB gene encoding 3-dehydroquinate synthase, whose protein sequence is MEKIIAEFHQGSYPIMIEPDLLSHFSIQERLGGSRDQKWVLITDNKVSLAQQELVQNLKAQAYLSIEIENGERSKSFQQVEKILDKMAEAEVNRYDGLIALGGGVVGDLTGFCASVYMRGIEWVQMPTTLLSQVDSSVGGKTGVNLKAGKNMAGSFYQPSSVWIDPCILKTLSEEQYWAGMAEVIKYAVIEKNGIDQWLENHWESIVLRKPELVSQLIGKCVECKNRIVMKDEREKGLRKILNFGHTAGHAMEKLSDFQLIHGEAVRRGMLFELELAHKLGRIDLQQYQRYKSLVEKIPVIRKAENYQLSELIKGMGSDKKNRDQLISFVLPDHNQVMEEMLLSPAEVNEMMK, encoded by the coding sequence ATGGAAAAAATAATAGCAGAATTTCATCAAGGATCGTATCCTATTATGATTGAACCAGACTTGTTATCGCACTTTTCAATACAAGAAAGGTTGGGTGGAAGTAGGGATCAAAAGTGGGTACTCATTACAGACAATAAAGTATCTCTTGCTCAACAGGAACTGGTTCAAAATCTAAAAGCACAGGCCTACCTTTCGATAGAAATAGAAAACGGAGAGCGGAGTAAATCCTTTCAGCAAGTGGAAAAGATATTAGATAAAATGGCAGAAGCCGAAGTGAATCGTTACGATGGGCTAATTGCTTTAGGTGGTGGGGTAGTAGGAGATTTAACAGGATTTTGTGCTTCGGTGTATATGAGAGGAATTGAGTGGGTGCAAATGCCGACTACCTTACTTTCACAGGTAGATAGTAGTGTTGGTGGAAAAACAGGTGTAAACCTGAAGGCGGGCAAAAATATGGCAGGTAGTTTTTACCAACCGTCATCTGTTTGGATCGATCCCTGTATCCTGAAAACATTATCTGAAGAGCAATACTGGGCAGGAATGGCGGAAGTTATTAAATATGCTGTGATAGAGAAAAATGGTATTGATCAATGGCTTGAAAATCACTGGGAATCCATAGTCCTCAGAAAACCAGAACTCGTTAGCCAATTAATCGGAAAATGTGTTGAATGTAAAAATAGGATTGTTATGAAAGATGAGAGGGAAAAGGGTCTTAGGAAAATTCTTAACTTTGGACATACAGCAGGCCATGCAATGGAAAAGCTTTCTGATTTTCAACTGATTCACGGTGAAGCTGTTAGAAGGGGAATGCTGTTTGAACTTGAACTGGCCCATAAACTAGGTAGGATCGACCTTCAACAGTATCAGAGATATAAAAGTTTGGTAGAAAAAATTCCTGTAATAAGGAAGGCAGAGAATTATCAGCTCTCTGAGCTAATAAAGGGCATGGGCAGTGATAAGAAAAATCGTGATCAGTTAATTTCTTTTGTGTTGCCTGATCATAACCAGGTAATGGAAGAAATGCTTTTGTCTCCTGCAGAAGTGAATGAAATGATGAAATAA
- the pheA gene encoding prephenate dehydratase, with amino-acid sequence MKCGYLGPEGSYSYLALKEAYPELKPVANTSFIEILEKLESGEIDFGFLPVENSTEGAVTVVMDSLLDLKDIVIQGEVVYSIKHHLFNTTGKMEEVKIISSHPQALEQCRGFFRRKYPHVNLIYAESTSAACYQAKEKGSEYAAVASMWAGKKSGLKVACEDIQDNRFNQTRFVKLGKVRKNPTGKDKTSIAFSFPYDEPGSLHKILKVFSDNHINLSRIESRPAKQELGQYIFFIDFNGHKEEPLIKEILKELERYTRKLYLFGSYPRSEKTL; translated from the coding sequence ATGAAATGTGGATACTTGGGGCCGGAAGGGTCGTATAGTTATCTGGCTCTAAAGGAGGCATATCCAGAGCTGAAACCAGTGGCAAATACATCCTTTATTGAAATACTGGAAAAACTTGAAAGTGGAGAAATTGATTTTGGGTTTCTACCGGTGGAAAACTCTACGGAAGGAGCCGTAACAGTAGTAATGGATAGTCTTTTAGACTTAAAAGATATCGTCATACAGGGAGAAGTGGTTTACAGCATAAAACATCATTTATTTAATACGACAGGAAAGATGGAAGAAGTGAAAATTATCTCATCGCATCCCCAGGCGCTGGAACAGTGCCGTGGCTTTTTTAGAAGAAAATATCCTCATGTAAATCTGATATATGCAGAGAGTACATCAGCGGCATGTTATCAGGCAAAAGAAAAGGGAAGCGAGTATGCAGCTGTAGCGAGTATGTGGGCAGGGAAAAAAAGCGGCTTAAAAGTAGCATGTGAGGATATTCAAGATAATCGATTTAATCAGACGCGATTTGTAAAATTAGGAAAAGTGCGAAAAAATCCAACGGGTAAAGATAAAACATCCATTGCTTTTTCTTTTCCTTATGATGAACCAGGCAGTTTGCATAAAATATTAAAAGTTTTTTCAGACAACCATATAAATCTATCACGAATAGAATCCAGACCAGCCAAACAGGAGTTAGGCCAGTATATATTTTTTATCGACTTTAATGGACACAAAGAAGAACCATTGATTAAAGAGATATTAAAAGAGTTAGAGCGCTATACAAGAAAACTATACTTATTTGGATCGTATCCAAGATCAGAAAAAACCTTATAA
- a CDS encoding prephenate dehydrogenase has translation MHDFNKIALIGVGLMGGSFALALKEKGISCQITGFDIQKKALEDAIRLSAIDSMSKTITDAVIEADLVVLGTPVGHYDAIIREMLPALKKGAIVTDLGSVKEAAVKSAQNLPSHIQFIGGHPLAGSEKGGIEAASPYLFENAYYFLTPALHTESRAVDKMKSLVSRIGGFPIIMTPEEHDSIVAKTSHLPHLMASVLTCMMENEKDEALKNFAGSGFRDTTRIASGNPVMWEEIFYYNEKELLKSMDRLDCMLKRFQHAMISSNRDEIRRLLEIGKNYRDQLPQTGKDYIPKRYELFVDIKDEPGALAHITGTIGSAEVNIKEIEIVHSREGEKGAVRLAFAKKEEEARAMQALGKEGVSFSRQKGEINDVNGT, from the coding sequence ATGCATGATTTTAACAAAATAGCGCTAATAGGGGTAGGTCTGATGGGAGGTTCCTTTGCGCTGGCACTTAAAGAGAAAGGAATTTCCTGTCAGATTACTGGTTTCGATATTCAAAAAAAGGCATTGGAAGACGCAATTCGATTGTCAGCTATTGACTCTATGAGTAAAACAATAACCGACGCCGTCATAGAAGCCGATCTGGTAGTTCTAGGAACCCCTGTTGGCCACTATGATGCAATAATAAGAGAAATGCTGCCGGCACTAAAAAAAGGAGCTATTGTGACGGATCTGGGAAGTGTCAAAGAAGCGGCTGTAAAATCAGCTCAAAACCTTCCCTCGCATATTCAGTTTATTGGAGGTCATCCTTTAGCAGGGTCGGAAAAGGGAGGTATAGAAGCGGCTAGTCCATATCTTTTTGAGAACGCCTATTACTTTTTAACGCCGGCGCTTCATACTGAATCAAGGGCTGTTGATAAAATGAAATCACTGGTATCGCGGATTGGTGGTTTCCCCATTATTATGACGCCGGAAGAACATGATAGTATTGTAGCGAAAACTAGTCACTTACCCCATTTAATGGCTTCTGTTCTTACGTGTATGATGGAAAATGAAAAAGATGAAGCGTTAAAAAATTTTGCAGGAAGTGGTTTTCGTGACACCACTAGAATCGCTTCGGGAAATCCAGTGATGTGGGAAGAGATATTTTATTATAATGAAAAAGAACTGCTAAAAAGCATGGACCGGCTGGACTGTATGCTTAAGAGATTTCAACATGCGATGATTTCTTCAAACAGGGATGAAATCCGAAGGTTATTGGAAATTGGAAAAAATTATCGGGATCAATTACCACAGACAGGAAAAGATTATATCCCCAAAAGATATGAACTTTTTGTAGATATCAAAGACGAACCGGGTGCATTAGCACACATAACAGGCACTATTGGAAGTGCAGAGGTTAATATAAAGGAAATAGAAATCGTACATTCTCGTGAAGGAGAAAAAGGCGCTGTGAGATTAGCTTTTGCTAAAAAAGAAGAAGAGGCTCGTGCAATGCAAGCCTTAGGAAAAGAAGGCGTGTCCTTTAGTCGCCAAAAAGGAGAGATTAATGATGTTAATGGTACATAA
- the aroA gene encoding 3-phosphoshikimate 1-carboxyvinyltransferase: MMLMVHKANKLKGKCVVPGDKSISHRAVMLSGISKGTTKIEGFLKGEDCLATLRCFQQMGVKVKEEKNQLFITGKGLHGLEEPEDVLDAGNSGTTMRLMAGILSGQDFYSVITGDASLRKRPMKRIAFPLRKMGAGIDGREMGTQAPLTIRGGGLKGIEYQLPVASAQIKSAVLLAGLFADGVTSVIEPRVSRDHTERMLQSFGVTVRQDGLKCTVKSEELQATHIEVPGDISSAAFILVAAACIKGSDVTLENIGINPTRAGIIDVLCQMGAEIGIKNKREIGGEPIADVRVQGSDLKSVEIGEAQIPSLIDEIPVLAIAAVCAKGTTRITGAAELRVKETDRISAMEEELKKIGVEITPLEDGMIIDGPQTITGGSTDSHGDHRIAMAMAVAGLLSEEPVTIDNHHCMAVSFPGFIETIENLRED, encoded by the coding sequence ATGATGTTAATGGTACATAAAGCAAATAAGCTAAAGGGTAAATGCGTTGTTCCGGGAGATAAATCAATCAGTCATCGGGCGGTTATGCTATCAGGGATTAGCAAAGGCACCACCAAAATAGAAGGGTTTCTGAAAGGAGAAGACTGCCTTGCGACCCTCCGATGCTTTCAGCAAATGGGTGTGAAGGTTAAGGAAGAGAAAAACCAATTATTTATTACGGGAAAGGGACTCCATGGTCTTGAAGAACCGGAAGATGTTTTGGATGCCGGCAATTCAGGAACTACCATGAGGCTTATGGCAGGGATATTGAGCGGGCAAGATTTTTATTCTGTTATCACAGGGGATGCATCTCTCCGGAAAAGACCGATGAAACGAATTGCTTTTCCGTTAAGAAAAATGGGCGCTGGAATAGATGGAAGAGAAATGGGCACGCAGGCACCCTTAACGATTCGAGGCGGAGGGCTTAAAGGAATAGAATATCAACTTCCCGTAGCCAGTGCGCAAATAAAGTCAGCTGTATTGCTGGCCGGCTTATTTGCCGATGGTGTTACAAGTGTTATTGAACCGAGAGTCAGCAGAGATCATACGGAAAGAATGCTTCAGTCTTTTGGAGTGACTGTCCGACAAGATGGGCTGAAGTGTACGGTGAAGTCAGAAGAGCTACAGGCAACCCATATTGAAGTTCCCGGAGATATTTCTTCAGCAGCATTTATTTTGGTTGCGGCTGCATGCATAAAGGGATCAGATGTGACTTTAGAAAATATTGGAATCAATCCAACGAGAGCTGGGATTATAGATGTACTTTGCCAAATGGGTGCAGAAATAGGTATTAAGAACAAACGAGAAATAGGCGGCGAACCAATAGCCGATGTGAGAGTACAAGGCTCAGATTTGAAATCTGTGGAAATAGGAGAAGCGCAAATCCCAAGCTTGATTGATGAGATACCGGTATTGGCTATAGCGGCTGTGTGTGCTAAAGGTACTACCCGCATAACAGGTGCAGCAGAACTAAGGGTTAAAGAAACGGATCGTATCAGTGCAATGGAGGAAGAGTTGAAAAAAATAGGGGTTGAAATAACACCTTTAGAGGATGGTATGATTATTGATGGACCACAAACAATTACCGGTGGTTCTACGGATAGTCATGGTGATCATCGTATAGCAATGGCAATGGCTGTTGCAGGTTTGCTTTCAGAAGAACCTGTAACTATTGACAATCATCATTGTATGGCGGTTTCCTTTCCAGGCTTTATAGAAACAATTGAAAATTTACGTGAAGACTAA
- the aroC gene encoding chorismate synthase, producing MLRLLTAGESHGQAVTGILEGMPAGVRLSKETINSYLSKRQSGYGRGGRMKIEKDCIQILSGVRGGITLGSPISFMVVNKDYENWVEGMDPFEGNLDYKQVHYPRPGHADLAGAIKYGFDDMRHVLERSSARETTARVAAGSIAGHILSNFNIEWASHVRQIGSISIREKEVAFDALKKAEDSSVRCICKQTEERMMKEIDTAKTKGDTLGGIIEVQVRGLPVGLGSYTHWDRKLDGKLASSLMSIQGIKAVEIGDGFEGVVQPGSLIHDEIFYEEKKGFYHKTNHAGGIEGGMSNGEVLIIRCGMKPIPTLMKPLKTVDFHQKTPHDAAVERSDTCAVPAAAIVAEAAAIFVLADAFMETFGADSMKEMKERWKK from the coding sequence ATGCTAAGATTACTAACCGCCGGGGAATCCCACGGGCAGGCAGTAACCGGTATTTTGGAAGGCATGCCGGCAGGAGTACGTTTGTCAAAAGAAACGATTAATAGCTATTTGTCAAAAAGACAATCAGGATATGGTAGAGGCGGTCGGATGAAAATTGAAAAAGATTGTATTCAAATTTTATCCGGAGTGAGAGGCGGGATCACCTTAGGAAGCCCTATCAGTTTTATGGTTGTTAATAAAGATTACGAAAACTGGGTAGAAGGAATGGATCCCTTTGAAGGAAACCTTGACTATAAACAGGTACATTATCCAAGACCTGGACATGCCGACTTAGCAGGTGCAATAAAATACGGATTTGATGATATGAGGCATGTGCTAGAACGAAGCAGTGCAAGAGAAACGACGGCAAGAGTTGCAGCTGGAAGCATTGCAGGACATATTTTATCAAACTTTAATATAGAGTGGGCTAGTCATGTAAGGCAGATTGGAAGCATATCCATAAGAGAAAAAGAAGTAGCATTTGATGCTTTGAAAAAGGCGGAAGATTCGTCGGTACGTTGTATATGCAAGCAAACGGAAGAGAGAATGATGAAAGAAATTGATACAGCAAAAACCAAGGGAGATACATTAGGTGGAATTATTGAAGTTCAAGTTCGCGGGTTGCCAGTAGGATTGGGAAGTTATACTCACTGGGACCGCAAATTAGATGGGAAATTAGCTAGCAGCCTAATGAGTATTCAGGGAATAAAAGCTGTCGAAATTGGCGATGGGTTTGAGGGTGTTGTGCAACCGGGCTCCTTGATTCATGATGAAATATTTTATGAAGAAAAGAAAGGTTTTTATCATAAAACAAATCATGCTGGCGGCATCGAAGGTGGAATGAGTAATGGAGAAGTATTGATTATAAGATGTGGAATGAAGCCTATCCCTACCTTGATGAAACCATTGAAAACTGTGGACTTTCATCAAAAAACGCCACATGATGCAGCGGTAGAACGAAGTGATACCTGTGCGGTGCCTGCAGCAGCCATTGTAGCAGAAGCGGCCGCTATCTTTGTTTTAGCGGATGCATTCATGGAAACATTTGGAGCAGATTCCATGAAGGAGATGAAAGAGAGATGGAAAAAATAA
- a CDS encoding molybdopterin-dependent oxidoreductase, translating to MSVIRLNINGKEVTGQHGQTILQVARANGIEIPTLCYDERMEIYGSCGLCIVEVEGIPKLLRACATEISQDMVIKTNSETIKANRKIALELLLTDHTGDCRPPCVLECPGKTDCQGYVGLIANGEYKESLKLIKEQLPLPASIGRVCPHPCEDACRRELKDEPVAIAWHKRFVADIDLQDPEVFIPEIKEPSGKKIAIVGGGPGGLSTAYYLLQEGHEVTIYDMMPEMGGMLKYGIPQYRLPKDVLNQEIGIIEKMGAQMINNVRIGQDLTLDYLRANNDAVYLSIGCWESSPMKCKGEDLEGVIGGIHFLRDVVENKPIKIGKKVAVIGGGNTAMDACRTAVRLGADEVYNLYRRTRGEMPAEEIEIVEAEEEGVIFKFLVSPLEVIGENGHVQKIRLQKMELGEPDASGRRRPVPIEGEEEILELDSVIVAIGQYVNVEGFEALERTKWDTIISDEKTFSTSIPGVFAGGDAINDNLKIAIQAIGDGKIASKVIHEYVNGVQVRYEKPYLVTRKAEDIKVEEFAHRETANRPPMAHLSPEFRRQNFEEVGLGFTPEQAVEDAKRCLECGCHDYFECKLLEYANDYHVEPDRLAGEMHQRQAENSHPFIDRNPDKCILCGLCVRVCQEVMDITALGLVDRGFDTIVKPAMDRPLKDTDCISCGQCVDVCPTGALQERLLIEKSVPVEAHQVDTVCGYCSVGCEQTLEVCGNMLVRSLPKLDSPSSGGLLCVKGRFGFDMAQKHQRITTPMIRKDGELVEASWDEALLLVAKKAQGIGFQNGADSIALTVSDHWTNEEIYTAKRFAHEVLHTPWLGSLNRKNGGLQDVLGIDASPNTLEEVLRTQVILLIGSQIMRDHAMAGVKVRKAVQENGAQLITVNPEKTKADEWATINVTPENQLSFLKEIAAALIEKGCNPADVEGFEALKESLKDVKPSTEAAKIANIYSDAKSAMIVFDSKTLTSQAEVMLANIAVLAGQIGAPRKGLLKLQPQNNSQALPLLGIHKDATAILNSIRAGHLKGLLLLGEDLPAPELKSLDFLMVMDSHLTETAKMADVFLPAAIHAETEGTYTSFERRIQALTNVLEPAQTMKNWEVLAKIAAILRKPFDYGTTAAITADLAVNTPGYQGLQSPNEEPAFWPLNESPVLYTEGFGFEDGKARLQIPSDASIFEKQLSTHYITNLFMKKLEDEGLDRQ from the coding sequence ATGTCTGTGATCAGATTAAATATCAACGGAAAAGAAGTCACAGGGCAACATGGGCAAACAATTCTTCAGGTCGCTCGTGCAAATGGAATTGAAATACCAACGCTTTGCTACGATGAACGAATGGAAATATATGGTTCCTGCGGTCTTTGCATCGTTGAAGTGGAAGGAATTCCTAAACTGCTACGTGCATGTGCTACAGAAATCAGTCAAGATATGGTCATCAAAACTAATTCCGAAACGATCAAAGCCAATCGTAAAATCGCTCTAGAATTATTGCTGACAGACCATACCGGCGACTGCCGACCTCCATGCGTGCTTGAATGCCCTGGAAAAACCGATTGTCAGGGTTATGTAGGATTAATCGCTAATGGCGAATACAAAGAATCTCTTAAGCTAATAAAAGAACAACTGCCACTTCCGGCTTCCATCGGTCGTGTATGTCCTCATCCCTGCGAAGATGCTTGTCGTAGAGAGTTAAAGGATGAACCGGTTGCCATTGCTTGGCATAAGCGATTTGTGGCCGATATAGATTTACAGGATCCAGAAGTATTTATACCAGAAATTAAAGAACCTAGCGGAAAAAAAATAGCTATTGTCGGTGGTGGACCAGGTGGTCTTTCGACGGCCTATTACCTGTTGCAGGAAGGTCATGAAGTAACCATTTATGATATGATGCCTGAAATGGGCGGTATGCTCAAATATGGTATTCCTCAGTACCGCCTTCCTAAAGATGTTTTAAATCAGGAAATAGGTATTATTGAAAAAATGGGCGCTCAAATGATCAATAATGTAAGGATTGGTCAGGATTTAACTCTGGATTATCTTCGCGCTAATAATGATGCGGTTTATCTTTCTATCGGTTGCTGGGAAAGTTCTCCAATGAAATGTAAAGGCGAAGATTTAGAAGGTGTTATTGGTGGTATTCATTTTCTTCGAGATGTTGTAGAGAACAAACCAATTAAAATAGGTAAAAAAGTAGCCGTTATTGGTGGCGGAAACACAGCCATGGATGCCTGTAGAACAGCGGTCCGCCTAGGTGCTGACGAAGTATACAACCTTTACAGAAGAACTCGCGGCGAAATGCCCGCCGAGGAAATTGAAATTGTTGAAGCTGAAGAAGAAGGCGTTATTTTTAAGTTTCTTGTTAGTCCACTAGAGGTCATTGGCGAAAATGGTCATGTCCAAAAAATCCGACTACAGAAAATGGAATTAGGAGAGCCGGATGCTAGCGGAAGACGACGCCCTGTACCTATTGAAGGTGAAGAGGAAATCCTTGAACTGGACTCTGTTATCGTTGCTATTGGCCAATATGTCAATGTGGAAGGATTTGAAGCTTTAGAAAGAACCAAATGGGATACCATTATTTCTGATGAAAAAACTTTTTCTACCAGTATTCCCGGAGTTTTTGCCGGTGGAGATGCCATTAATGACAACTTAAAAATTGCTATCCAAGCTATCGGTGACGGCAAAATCGCTTCAAAAGTCATCCATGAGTATGTCAATGGAGTACAGGTTCGCTATGAAAAGCCTTATTTAGTAACACGTAAAGCAGAAGATATCAAGGTAGAAGAATTCGCTCACCGAGAAACAGCCAATCGGCCACCGATGGCACATTTGTCACCTGAATTCCGGAGACAAAATTTCGAGGAAGTTGGTCTTGGTTTCACACCAGAACAAGCTGTCGAAGATGCAAAACGCTGCTTGGAATGTGGTTGTCATGATTACTTTGAATGCAAACTTTTAGAATACGCTAATGATTATCATGTAGAACCAGACCGCCTAGCGGGTGAAATGCATCAACGTCAAGCAGAAAATTCGCATCCTTTCATTGATCGTAACCCGGATAAATGTATTCTCTGCGGTCTTTGCGTCCGAGTTTGCCAAGAAGTGATGGATATAACAGCTCTTGGTCTTGTTGACAGAGGTTTCGATACAATCGTGAAACCAGCCATGGATCGTCCTCTCAAAGACACAGACTGTATCTCCTGCGGTCAATGTGTAGACGTATGCCCAACAGGTGCATTGCAGGAACGTCTTCTGATTGAAAAATCAGTACCTGTTGAAGCCCATCAGGTAGATACCGTATGCGGATATTGCAGTGTTGGATGTGAACAAACCTTGGAAGTTTGCGGAAATATGCTAGTTCGATCACTTCCAAAACTAGACAGTCCTTCTTCCGGCGGATTACTCTGTGTTAAAGGACGCTTTGGTTTTGATATGGCTCAGAAACATCAGCGAATCACTACTCCCATGATCAGGAAAGACGGCGAACTAGTAGAGGCTAGCTGGGACGAAGCCTTGCTTCTTGTAGCTAAAAAAGCTCAAGGGATTGGTTTCCAAAATGGTGCTGATTCCATAGCGCTTACCGTCTCTGACCATTGGACAAATGAAGAAATATATACAGCCAAGCGATTTGCACATGAAGTGCTTCATACCCCTTGGTTAGGTTCTCTTAATCGAAAAAACGGAGGCCTTCAGGATGTATTAGGAATTGATGCTTCTCCTAACACTTTAGAAGAAGTTCTCCGGACTCAGGTTATTCTTTTGATTGGTTCTCAAATTATGCGGGATCATGCAATGGCAGGTGTTAAGGTCCGAAAAGCCGTCCAGGAAAATGGTGCTCAATTAATCACTGTTAATCCTGAAAAAACAAAAGCTGATGAATGGGCAACCATCAATGTAACTCCGGAAAATCAATTATCCTTCTTAAAAGAAATAGCCGCAGCTCTAATCGAAAAAGGTTGCAATCCAGCAGATGTTGAAGGATTTGAAGCCTTAAAAGAAAGTCTAAAGGATGTAAAGCCAAGTACAGAAGCTGCTAAAATAGCTAATATTTATAGTGATGCTAAATCGGCTATGATTGTTTTCGACAGCAAAACCCTTACTTCCCAAGCGGAGGTCATGTTAGCGAACATAGCTGTTCTTGCAGGTCAGATTGGTGCACCAAGAAAAGGGCTGCTTAAATTGCAACCTCAAAATAATAGTCAGGCTCTCCCACTCCTAGGTATTCACAAAGATGCTACCGCGATCTTAAATTCAATCAGAGCCGGTCACCTAAAAGGATTACTTCTTTTGGGAGAAGATTTGCCTGCACCAGAACTAAAAAGCCTTGATTTCTTGATGGTAATGGACTCACATTTAACAGAAACAGCTAAAATGGCTGATGTGTTTTTACCAGCTGCTATTCATGCAGAAACAGAAGGCACATATACTAGTTTTGAGCGGCGCATACAGGCATTGACCAATGTTCTAGAGCCTGCTCAGACAATGAAAAACTGGGAAGTTCTTGCTAAAATAGCGGCCATTCTTCGCAAGCCCTTTGACTATGGCACAACAGCTGCTATTACAGCCGACTTAGCGGTCAATACTCCTGGTTATCAAGGACTTCAATCACCGAATGAAGAGCCTGCTTTTTGGCCCTTGAATGAATCGCCGGTCCTTTATACAGAAGGCTTTGGTTTTGAAGACGGAAAAGCCCGGCTTCAAATTCCTTCTGACGCATCTATATTTGAAAAACAGTTATCCACTCATTACATCACTAACTTATTTATGAAAAAACTGGAAGACGAAGGGTTGGACCGTCAATAA
- a CDS encoding NADH-quinone oxidoreductase subunit NuoF: protein MRIVVGQGSCGIAAGASKVSKAFEQEIASRNAPIQLELTGCCGTCYLEPVVDIYDDTNTKKTYVMVTPEMVGEIIDSELHGKTPVESQLISEEDLDAQQKQKKVALQNAGHINPEDIDEYIEKEGYQAIERCLKEMTPADVINEIKVSGLRGRGGAGFPTWFKWNAAYQQQSTPKYMVCNADEGDPGAFMDRSILEGDPHGVIEGMMIGGYAIGANEGVFYVRAEYPLAIERLQKAIDQAREKGILGKNIMGSGFDFDLWIKAGAGAFVCGEETALIASLEGERGMPRLKPPFPAQKGFWQQPTNINNVETLANIPWIFRNGGAAFAAMGTEKSKGTKVFALAGKTKKGGLVEIPMGLTLREVIYDIGGGILDDKAFKAVQMGGPSGGCIPAHLLDTPVDYESITETGAIMGSGGMVVMDETTCMVGMAKFFLDFTRKESCGKCIHCRMGTMRMLEILTRITEGEGKEGDIELLEELCERVKEGSLCALGGTAPNPVLTTLQYFRDEYEAHIYDKKCPSHQCTQLLTYTVSETACVGCGICKKNCPTDAITGNNKELHVIHQDLCIKCGKCKTVCPFKAIDVD, encoded by the coding sequence ATGAGAATTGTTGTCGGACAAGGCAGCTGTGGAATTGCAGCAGGTGCCAGTAAAGTCAGTAAAGCTTTTGAACAAGAAATAGCATCCCGCAACGCACCCATTCAGCTGGAGCTTACCGGATGCTGTGGTACCTGTTACCTTGAACCAGTTGTAGATATCTATGATGATACCAACACGAAAAAGACCTATGTGATGGTCACTCCTGAAATGGTAGGAGAGATCATTGATAGTGAATTACATGGAAAAACACCTGTTGAAAGCCAACTAATCAGTGAAGAGGACCTGGATGCTCAGCAAAAACAAAAGAAAGTAGCATTGCAAAATGCTGGTCATATTAACCCAGAAGATATCGATGAATATATTGAAAAAGAAGGTTATCAGGCGATTGAAAGATGTCTTAAAGAAATGACTCCTGCCGACGTCATCAATGAGATTAAAGTTTCCGGACTACGTGGTCGTGGAGGAGCTGGCTTTCCAACCTGGTTTAAGTGGAACGCGGCTTATCAACAGCAATCAACCCCTAAATACATGGTCTGTAATGCTGACGAAGGTGATCCTGGTGCCTTTATGGATAGAAGTATTTTAGAAGGTGACCCTCATGGCGTGATTGAAGGCATGATGATTGGCGGTTATGCCATAGGAGCCAACGAAGGTGTTTTTTATGTTCGGGCAGAATATCCGCTGGCTATTGAACGATTACAAAAGGCAATTGACCAGGCTCGTGAAAAAGGAATACTTGGTAAAAACATCATGGGATCTGGATTTGATTTTGACCTTTGGATTAAAGCTGGTGCTGGCGCTTTTGTTTGTGGAGAAGAAACAGCCTTGATTGCTTCCTTGGAAGGCGAAAGAGGTATGCCAAGGCTTAAACCGCCATTCCCTGCTCAAAAAGGCTTCTGGCAACAACCTACTAATATTAATAATGTTGAAACCCTAGCAAATATTCCTTGGATTTTCCGTAATGGCGGTGCTGCTTTTGCAGCCATGGGAACTGAGAAAAGTAAAGGAACAAAGGTTTTCGCTCTTGCCGGTAAAACAAAAAAAGGTGGTCTGGTAGAAATTCCTATGGGCCTTACACTTCGAGAAGTCATTTACGACATCGGCGGCGGTATTCTTGACGATAAAGCCTTTAAAGCAGTTCAAATGGGCGGCCCTTCCGGTGGTTGTATTCCTGCCCACTTGCTGGATACACCTGTTGATTATGAATCAATCACTGAAACTGGTGCCATCATGGGATCCGGTGGAATGGTTGTTATGGATGAAACAACCTGTATGGTAGGCATGGCAAAGTTCTTTCTTGATTTTACAAGAAAAGAATCCTGCGGAAAATGTATTCACTGTCGAATGGGTACTATGCGAATGTTAGAAATCCTCACTCGGATTACAGAAGGCGAAGGAAAAGAAGGCGATATTGAATTACTTGAAGAACTATGCGAACGTGTTAAAGAGGGTTCTTTATGTGCTTTAGGCGGAACAGCTCCCAACCCGGTATTAACTACTTTACAATATTTCCGAGACGAGTATGAAGCACATATTTATGATAAAAAATGTCCTTCTCATCAATGCACTCAGCTTTTGACTTATACCGTATCCGAAACAGCCTGCGTAGGTTGTGGAATATGTAAGAAAAATTGTCCAACGGATGCCATCACTGGTAATAATAAAGAACTTCATGTGATTCATCAAGATCTTTGTATTAAATGCGGAAAATGTAAAACCGTCTGTCCTTTCAAGGCAATTGACGTAGACTAA